The genome window GCAGGCATGCCGCCTATGAGGACAGTACTATTTCCTCCTGGTAAAATTGGTCCGCCTACATGAGGAACTGAGCCTGGTCCTACCGAAGGGCAAACATGCATATCTGATACTCTTGCTGCTGCTGGCATATTTTATTAATTTATTTTTATGATACCTCCTTTTAATTCCATATTTCCCGAAGCACTGACACTGCAGCCTGTTCCATCTATTTTTACATCTCCAGATGCTTTTACTATAAAATCTTTACTGCTTTCTATCGTAATTCCATCTTTGTTCATAGTAATTTTATTTTTGTTTTCGTCTTCCAGAACGAATCCTTTTTCATCATCGCTTATAAGAAGTTTATTTCCCTTTTTCGTGCTTAGTTCAATAGCTTTTTTTTCATCATCCAGAATCACTTTAGTGCCTTCTTTGGTTACAAAACCTTTAAGATAATTTTCCTTTGCGATGGGAAAAGGCATTGGTTTGGCACTGCTGTATAAACTTCCCAAAATAATCGGAGTATCAGGATTATTTCCCAAACAGCCTAATATGACTTCATCATCTAAACTGGGAATAAAATAACTGCCCATGTCTTTTGAAGCATTTAGAGTAGCAAGCCTTGCCCATACTCCTTCTCCTTTTTCAGAGAGTGTAGGAATTCGGACTTTGATCCTGAACTCCTTATTTGGGTCTTCTTCAATTTGAACCACAACACCTATCTGCAATCCGCTGATTGAATTGGTCTGACCCATTTGTGCCTGAGGGCTTGCCGTTTGTTTACTGGCATTTTCTGCAAATGAAGGTTCTCCTTCAAAACCCAAAGTATATTCGGTTTTCCAGCTGCCATTCTCAATTGTATGTTCTATGGCACTAATGATAATAGCCTTGTCATCTATTTTTTCATTTACTTTATTGCATTTTATAAAATCTCCTGTATGTGCTTCCAGATTGCCAAAAGTCTGGATTTTGCCATTGATGGTCTGGAGTTCGCTTTTTTTGAGAATAGCTTTGAGCATCCTTTTGACAGTGCCCTCGCTAAATCTGTTTTCATTGAGTTTTATTAATTTTTCAAAGGGATTTATGGCTTCCTGTGTTTCTTCTGTTTTCACTATTTTTTGAGTAGCGGGATCCCAATGCTCAATAATTGCTTTTTTTAATTTTTTTGTTTCATCTGATTTTCCTGTAAAGGAGAAAACATTAATTCCGTTTTCGGCCAGATATTTTTCTGTAGGTGGCGATTTTAATAAGTCTACACCATTAAATTCCCCATTTTTTATGGAAACGAAAACCCCAACCGAGTCCAGATAACCCAAAACAAAATCCCATGGCAGCGTAGCCGGGTTGTGTGTTATTTTTTCTTTCCCCCAATCTTTTCCAGATAATTCATCGTTGAGTTTTAACTTTTTTGTAAATAATTTTAATTTATCCTCAAAAGTCTGATTGTTGGTCTCAGCTTCCGTACTGGGCAATGTCATATCAAAGGCAATGTCTTTGCATTCTATTTTTATATCGATAAAATTGCCGTTCTGCACTTTTTCAGTAGCTTTTATAACTCCTTTAAAAAGTGTTTTTTTCTCTTTTTTAATAGTAACATTAAAAGTGATTTCATCATTTTCTTTTAAGGCATCACTAGGAAAAGTTTCTTTTTTGTCGACATCCCTATTGGAAGCAATAAATGTGAATTTGGCAGATGGAATTTTATTGAGCTCAAAATGAACGTGTGCTTCTTTGAGTAAGGTATCCAGTCCGTCGTTTTTGTCCTTCACCAGGATTTCCAATTTTAGGACTTCATCTTCGTCTATATAAGGTTTAATAGGCATACTAAATTATTTTATAGGCGGGAAAATCAATTTTTTACCTAAGCGGATATTTCTAAAACTCAATATGTTATTAGATTGTGCTACATCTATATAATAATTGGGACTTTCATATATGTTTTCGGATATAAGAGTGAGTTTGTCATTCATTTCAAATTCGCGTTCATGAGTAAGATCTGGAGAACTCTTCTTTTGTTCCTTGACCATTATTTTATAAGCGACTGTTCCTTTAAAAGTACATTTGGCTTTGGCTCGAATGGGTCTTCCGTCTTTTCGAAATAAATAATATTCAATTTCCATGTTTTTCAAACGGCATTGCAGACTATAACCGCCCCATAAAAGCTGTAAATATGCGGTATGATGAGTTTTGCCATTGTAACCTAATAGCAGGTTTTTAAATTTTTCCAAATCTTCTTCTACTGATTTTACTTCGGCAAAAGGGTTTACAATTGCCGGTTTTAGTGCATCCAAAACATCGCCTGCTTTATCCAAAAATGACATTTCTCCTTTCCCGTCTTTAATTTTACCTGGAGGAACAACACCCGAACTGTCAAAAAGGAATTCAAAAGTCACCTCTTCGCCTTCAATTTTGTTAAATTTCAAATCGTTGCCGGTGGCACCCATAGGCTGGCTTTCATTAAAAACAACATTCTGTTTCATGGTGTACTTCTCTGGGTTGAGCTGTACAAAAATGGTATTCTTGGGATCCTTGTCGTACTCATTGGTCTCAAAAACCTCAATTCTCATTTTGTCTATTATACCTAAAGCTGCCTGTATCATCGTTCGGATTTTTCTTTTATTTTTTCTAAAACTTTAGTGGTACATTCACGGATAAGCTCTGATTTTATAGAGTCTAACTGCACTTTATCCAAAGGCGCCTGAGATTGGAAAGATTGTTTTTCCTCCTCAATTTTCACGACAATGCGCAATTCTTTGATTTCTATTGGCATAATTTTTAAAGATGAACAAACAGTTGATTTTTCTAAAAGTTCGGAATCGGAATCTCTTTAAAAAAATTATATTTTAAAGAGATAGTCTCAATGACAATTTTATTTTCTTCGGCATTAAAATCCCCATAATCTATAGACAATGGAATGGCATGTGATACATACCATGCTTTTACTGGATTCCCATTTTCATTTAATAAGGAAACCACCAGATTAGCCGGACTGAAATTGAAATTTTCGATAGCATTCAGGCACCACATCGATACACCCGACATATCCGAAGTCAGTCCTCTTTTGAGTACCAAATCCTGATATCCAGATCGTATGGGTAATTGATGTGTGAACCTGTTTTGGCCGCCTTCTTTTACCGATTCCATTTCCAGAGTTGCTTTTAAACCGCCCACACTTTGAAATTTGGTATCGATACTAAACTGGGGTAGCAGTTCAAAAATTACCGAAAAATGAAAACCTACTATAGGATTTGAACTCGCCATAGGATTAAGCTACATGTTCCATCGTAAAACCATGATTGGCAATTTCAACAGTGTCTATTGCTGCTTCATTAGCATCAGATTTCATGTCGGAACATTTTAATGAAACAATAAAACAGTCTTTCACTTTCCAAACAACAACTGGTGCATGAGCTTCGTTCAAAAGAGAAATGGTAATATTTCGTCTTTCGACAGTGTTCATAGCTACGGTATTGTACCATTGATAAAACTCGTTATCACCAGCAAAAACACCTCTTTTAAGGGAAATATTACCTAGTTTTTGTAAGCCAGGCATTTTTTTCTTGAAAAATTCAGGACTGGAACCCACTCGGTGTTCTATAACATCCATTTCTTTATTTAAACCCGAAACCTCGGTAAAAGCTATTTTGGTACCGCCCCATTCAACACTAAAATGGAACTTTGGTATTGGAAAGTCTGTATTAGGCATGATTTTATGTTTTAAATTAATTAGTAAAAAACTATTTTCCGAAATGATTTCTCTTTTGTGAGGCGTTATGATTTTTGCTGCATCTGCTTGAATTCAAGAATAATAAACTCTGCAGGTCTGGATGGAGCATATCCTATTTTTACGATCAATCGTCCTTCCAGAATATCTTGGGCAGTCATTGTCTGGTTGATTCCCACAGCTACAAAAAAAGCGTGTTCTGGTTTGGCTCCAGCCAATGCACCATCATTCCAAATCAAGGTCAGATAATTTTCAATCATACCTTTTACGTTGACCCATGTTTGAGAAACATTAGGCTCAAAAACATAACGCATACAGGCTTTTTTTACCGATTCTTCAACCATAATGGCCAGACGTCTTACATTTATATATCGCCAATCATTGCTGTTTCCATCGAGTGTGCGGGCGCCCCAAACCAAAAATCCTTTGCCAGTAAATTTGCGTATGGCATTGATGGATTTACCAGTTTCATGAATATTCATAGGTTCCTGGTCAAAGTCGTTGATATCTCTGGTCAATCCAATAACTCCATTGATACTGACATTGGCTGGTGCTTTCCAAACGCCTCTAGTGCCGTCGGTTTGTGCATAAATACCAGCTATGGCACCACTTGGAGGCACCGTATTCATACTTTGTGATAATTTAGAAATAATGCTTCCGTAAATTGGCATTTGTGCGATGAGGTTGTTTTCTTGCACTAATTCGTATTTGTAGACAGCATTTACAGCAGTGTCTAATGTATTTATTACGAGAGTATGTAATTTATTAAGCTCAGCCTGAATTTTTATAAAGTCAGGTTCATTATGAGCTGGAACTGGTCCGGCTACGGGAATCAGATTGCTCAATTTGCCATCATACTCGTTTACTGGAGATTCTGTAATTGCCGTAATGGCACCCCAATTGCCATTAAAGTTTGCATCAAGAATTGTTGCTAATGGCAAAGGATCAACATTAGTGGTACCATCGACTTTTTTTAGTTTTTCATATGCTTTTCTAAAATCGATTAATTTTTGAACCACTGGTTTCAAAGAAATCGAAACCAAATCTGCATTGACATAAGTGACCAAATCTGAATTAGTATAATCATTTGGTTTTGCAAAAACTTTGATGAGATTCCAGCTTTTTATTAAGTTGGCATTCAGTTTTGCTGCATTTACTGTTGGTGTCCAATCCAATAATTTATTGGCACTAATTGCATCTTTATGACTTGATTTTAAACCAGAAACATCTGTATGAAGTGCTTCGAATGAAGTGATGTTCGCTTTAAGATTTGTGTCATTAGGGTAAAATTGTTTGAAACCGCCTGTAGAAGCTAATGCAGTACTAATATCGGACAGCCTAAAGGACTGCGGAAAACTGCATGTCAAATACGGATAATAAGCAGCGCCATATTTTAGATTATTAGTTCCGATATTTTCTCTAAAATCAGCATTATCAGCAAGAGCTGTTTTTGCTTTATCATATTTTACATCCATAATAACAAAGCGGTCCATGAGCTTTTGGCATTGCATTAATGCTTGTTTTTGAACCTCGCCAAGATCTGCAGCGTTCAGATTCACAGCGTCGGGGAACAAAAGCAATGTTGGCTCATCAAATTTTTCCAGAGTAGCAACACCTGCAATGAATTTTGTTTTGGTAGCAGCGTCAAAAGCAGGAGCATCTGAATACAGCCCGATAGATTGAATATAACATTCTCCACCGCCGTTGCCATAAAATAATTGTAAGCTGTTATAGAGTTTAAACTGGCTTTCCAGAACCGTTGAATTATCGGTTGGAAGCAGATTAGTATCTAAATCGACTGTAATACCAGTTGGTCGGGGAGCTCCGCCATAGAGTTGTTCAAATTCCAAAAAAGAAGATACTCTGGTTGGAATGTTTGGAGTGGGTGCATTTTCAGTAAAACCCACAAATGCTGGTACTGCAGTCGCTACTTGAGCAACAGAAGGCGGGAATGCATCAATCTCATTGATGTAGACTCCAGGTGTTTTGATAGAGCTAATATTCATGACTTATTATTTATTGGTTTTTAAAAATTATTGGAATATTAATTTTAATCTAATAGAAAGGAACTGGCTTCTATTTCCCCCGTTATATCACTTTTGTCATTAGTCCATAATTGGGCTTTTGCATTGTTGATGACAGGATCCGTTGGCAGGCTGTTTTCATTTTGTATGCGGATCATCCGCATGGAGTATAATACTGAGGGCATATATCTGCTTCCCAGATAAGACCACATCTGATTGAGATGTTCTGGCTTCAGGCTTACCAGATCTAATATGATTTTATTCATAGACTTAGCCTGATTTTCAGAAACTTCGGTTTGTTCAAACAAATTAGTAGTATCATAATAAAACACATTGTTATACTGAAGGCATTTGATGATGTATTCTAATTTGTCAAGACCTTCTGCATATTTTGCCTGATCTTTATTGTACGAAGTAAACAATAGAGACAAAATCAGATTTTGAGCAGGTTTTTTGTATTTTTCAATGGAGCTGCCATTTCCAGAATATTCTTTGTATAGACTTTGATTTTTTAGTGTTTTGTCTTCTTCAATATTTACTACAGAAAGGATCATTGAAGATTTTTCCTGTATAAAATTATCTCCGTCATTTAATGTGGCAACATTTGTCAATTCGATACTTACGGCAACTCCATTATTCAATACAGCAATTTCAGTAGTGATTTTTTTGCAAAGTTTGTCTAGTATCTTAGTTAAATTCATGAGTTGTTATTGGTTTAACATGCTGATTAAGAGGTTCAAACCTACAAATATTTTAAAAATCAAATGAGCGTAGAAATACCTGTTTTTTGATACGTAAAGTGCTTTGTGTGAATTCATTATAAGTATTATTATTAATTAATGTAAAGCTTCTTAAAATTGTGAGGAAGGAATAAAAAGCCGTAAAGTGTAACTTTTGACTTCTGACTTTCGACTTTCGACTTAATTTTATTACTTTCGCACCTCGATTAAGAAAAGGATAAAATGAGCACAAAATTTACTGAATACAAAGGACTTGACCTGCCTACAGTGGCATCAGAAGTTCTGGATTTTTGGAAGAAAGAAAATATATTTGAAAAAAGTGTAACCACGCGCGAAGGAGCAGAGCCTTACGTGTTTTTTGAAGGTCCGCCTTCGGCTAATGGATTACCAGGAATTCACCACGTGATGGCGCGTGCGATTAAAGATATTTTTTGCAGATATAAAACTCAAAAAGGTTTTCAGGTTAAAAGAAAAGCCGGATGGGATACTCACGGTCTGCCTGTTGAATTGGGTACCGAAAAAGAATTAGGAATTACAAAAGAAGATATTGGTAAAACAATTTCTATCGAAGAATATAACGAAGCGTGTAAAAAAACCGTAATGCGTTATACCGACGTGTGGAATGATTTGACCGAAAAAATGGGTTATTGGGTAGATATGGAAGATCCGTATGTTACTTATAAACCAAAATATATGGAATCGGTTTGGTGGCTTTTGAAACAAATCTATGATAAAGGTTTGTTGTACAAAGGATATACGATTCAGCCATATTCACCAAAAGCAGGAACAGGATTGT of Flavobacterium marginilacus contains these proteins:
- a CDS encoding phage baseplate assembly protein V, with the translated sequence MPIKPYIDEDEVLKLEILVKDKNDGLDTLLKEAHVHFELNKIPSAKFTFIASNRDVDKKETFPSDALKENDEITFNVTIKKEKKTLFKGVIKATEKVQNGNFIDIKIECKDIAFDMTLPSTEAETNNQTFEDKLKLFTKKLKLNDELSGKDWGKEKITHNPATLPWDFVLGYLDSVGVFVSIKNGEFNGVDLLKSPPTEKYLAENGINVFSFTGKSDETKKLKKAIIEHWDPATQKIVKTEETQEAINPFEKLIKLNENRFSEGTVKRMLKAILKKSELQTINGKIQTFGNLEAHTGDFIKCNKVNEKIDDKAIIISAIEHTIENGSWKTEYTLGFEGEPSFAENASKQTASPQAQMGQTNSISGLQIGVVVQIEEDPNKEFRIKVRIPTLSEKGEGVWARLATLNASKDMGSYFIPSLDDEVILGCLGNNPDTPIILGSLYSSAKPMPFPIAKENYLKGFVTKEGTKVILDDEKKAIELSTKKGNKLLISDDEKGFVLEDENKNKITMNKDGITIESSKDFIVKASGDVKIDGTGCSVSASGNMELKGGIIKIN
- a CDS encoding DUF5908 family protein; the encoded protein is MPIEIKELRIVVKIEEEKQSFQSQAPLDKVQLDSIKSELIRECTTKVLEKIKEKSER
- a CDS encoding phage tail protein, coding for MASSNPIVGFHFSVIFELLPQFSIDTKFQSVGGLKATLEMESVKEGGQNRFTHQLPIRSGYQDLVLKRGLTSDMSGVSMWCLNAIENFNFSPANLVVSLLNENGNPVKAWYVSHAIPLSIDYGDFNAEENKIVIETISLKYNFFKEIPIPNF
- a CDS encoding phage tail protein, with product MPNTDFPIPKFHFSVEWGGTKIAFTEVSGLNKEMDVIEHRVGSSPEFFKKKMPGLQKLGNISLKRGVFAGDNEFYQWYNTVAMNTVERRNITISLLNEAHAPVVVWKVKDCFIVSLKCSDMKSDANEAAIDTVEIANHGFTMEHVA
- a CDS encoding phage tail sheath C-terminal domain-containing protein, yielding MNISSIKTPGVYINEIDAFPPSVAQVATAVPAFVGFTENAPTPNIPTRVSSFLEFEQLYGGAPRPTGITVDLDTNLLPTDNSTVLESQFKLYNSLQLFYGNGGGECYIQSIGLYSDAPAFDAATKTKFIAGVATLEKFDEPTLLLFPDAVNLNAADLGEVQKQALMQCQKLMDRFVIMDVKYDKAKTALADNADFRENIGTNNLKYGAAYYPYLTCSFPQSFRLSDISTALASTGGFKQFYPNDTNLKANITSFEALHTDVSGLKSSHKDAISANKLLDWTPTVNAAKLNANLIKSWNLIKVFAKPNDYTNSDLVTYVNADLVSISLKPVVQKLIDFRKAYEKLKKVDGTTNVDPLPLATILDANFNGNWGAITAITESPVNEYDGKLSNLIPVAGPVPAHNEPDFIKIQAELNKLHTLVINTLDTAVNAVYKYELVQENNLIAQMPIYGSIISKLSQSMNTVPPSGAIAGIYAQTDGTRGVWKAPANVSINGVIGLTRDINDFDQEPMNIHETGKSINAIRKFTGKGFLVWGARTLDGNSNDWRYINVRRLAIMVEESVKKACMRYVFEPNVSQTWVNVKGMIENYLTLIWNDGALAGAKPEHAFFVAVGINQTMTAQDILEGRLIVKIGYAPSRPAEFIILEFKQMQQKS
- a CDS encoding DUF4255 domain-containing protein, translating into MNLTKILDKLCKKITTEIAVLNNGVAVSIELTNVATLNDGDNFIQEKSSMILSVVNIEEDKTLKNQSLYKEYSGNGSSIEKYKKPAQNLILSLLFTSYNKDQAKYAEGLDKLEYIIKCLQYNNVFYYDTTNLFEQTEVSENQAKSMNKIILDLVSLKPEHLNQMWSYLGSRYMPSVLYSMRMIRIQNENSLPTDPVINNAKAQLWTNDKSDITGEIEASSFLLD